In Plasmodium knowlesi strain H genome assembly, contig: PKNH_00_130, whole genome shotgun sequence, a single genomic region encodes these proteins:
- a CDS encoding SICAvar, type I (fragment) has product MGCLFLKEYSKQLKDLANEKKRGHSWVHPLCDIDKGIKHAFSKSNTIMEESPQCKGTNVPNSCFVCTEEGGYDDCKIGDDKIEDNVKPLLQKEQTHMQQTLENTVCPILLTDLLTPFVPLAPVSIGLSAMAYYLWK; this is encoded by the coding sequence atgggttgtttatttcttaaagaatattcAAAACAATTGAAAGACTtggcaaatgagaagaaaagaggacatagttgggtacatcctctttgtgacatagataaGGGCATAAAACATGCTTTTAGCAAAAGTAATACCATTATGGAAGAATCACCTCAATGCAAAGGTACTAATGttcctaattcttgttttgtgtgcacagaagaaggaggttatgatgattgcaaaattggcgaTGACAAAATAGAGGACAATGTTAAACCACTACTCCAAAAGGAACAAACCCATATGCAACAAACTTtggagaatacagtctgtcccatccttcttacggatctccttaccccttttgttcctttggctcctgtctctattggcctttctgctatggcttattacctttggaag